The sequence TCTCCATATGTTTGGTCAAATGCGAACTTAAATGTATTGAAGTCAATGTAATCTCAGAATTAAGGTACTCTTACGTGTGACATACCTCACTTCAAATGCTTTTCCACAATACGTGCACATGTGTTCGATGAATCCCTGAGACCCGTTCTCCATCAACGTTGGCTTGTCAACGTTATCATTTTGATCCTCAACCGTAGACTGGAGTATGGTTTGCACTTCCTGGCAGCGCAACCGAAACTGATGGAACTCGGATAACCGTATTCGACAGATATCACAAACACTCTGAGTCAGGCCATCCTCAGTAGAAACCTAAAAAGTAGTCTATAATCAGTAAATTGATAGTGTCGAGTACTCAACTTCGATTGCTCTACCGTTATCGAAAGGAAGTCACATATCCACTGCTGCAGGTTTTCGTCTTTATGTATATCTTCGAGGAATTCTTCACTCAGGCATAGTCGACATATTTGATGAACGTTTTGGAAGTTATCCGCAGTCTTATCACATTCCGCCAAAGCCATATTCTTTATAAATTGTCGAGAAAATAGTCTAGATAAGAAAAGGACTTCACATAAATtggtttaatttattttaacatTACTAATCATCAACATTATTCCGATAAACTAATCAATCTTcagaaaaatagttttttttagccaaaaaactagcttattcaacttAAACTGTTGGAACGTTAATTCGAAATTATAACGCAGGCATAaaatttctttaatttatttgtaaTATTAACTAGGTCGATAGTTTACAGCACAGATATTGATGATCACTAGATAATACACATCTTCAGTTGATATCACTACATATTCTCAGATCACcgatgcaccgagttcatcattgacgtttgagcggtgcgctgtttactaagaatgaatactttttcattcatcgagttcatgcaagtgttcatttttagtaaacaaacgtcattgtgttcattcggtgcatagaccagtgcaggagttcatcaaattcactcactcgatggattttgacgtttgagcgggtcgtcttctcgaacaaaagttcattttgcgttcattatcgTCTATAGACCTGTGCAGTGGTTCATTAAATttactcacccgatggattttgacatttgagcgggtcgtcttctcgaacaaaagttcattttgcgttcattatgcgacccgctcaaacgtcataatttcttgagggagttcattttgcgttagtctatagaCTAAAGctaaatgaactcccccaaaaAATTATGACGtatgagcgggtcgcataatgaacgcaaaatgaacttttgttcgagaagacgacccgctcaaatgtcaaaatccatcgagtgagtgaattcgatgaacccctgcataagtctatAGACCTataatagacctgtgcaggagttcatgaaattcactcacccgatggattttgacatttgagcgggtcgtcttctcgaacaaaagttcattttgcgttcattatgcgacccgctcaaacgtcataatttcttgggggagttcattttgcgttagtctatagactaaatgaacttttgttcgagaagacgacccgctcaaatgtcaaaatccatcgggtgagtgaatttgatgaactcctgcacaggtctatggtccaatgcaccgagttcatcattgacgtttgagcggtgcgctgtttactaagaatgaatactttttcattcatcgagttcatgcaagtgttcatttttagtaaacagcgcccgtctcaaacgtcattgtgttcattcggtgcattggaccatataggttctgcagcatgacgtcacgaatgaattcggtcctcgtcaaatgaccttttttgacagttcagtagtactttccactgactccgacaaggttcgagttcgtgattggttggctgcccccgagtacaacgcgaagtactactaatctgtcatcagtttgaggttagatacagacgctgcagaacctaatttagtattaggttctgcagcatgacgtcacgaatgaattcggtcctcgtcgaatgaacttttttgacagttcagtagtactttccactgactccgacaaggatcgagttcgtgattggttggctgcccccgagtccaacgcgaagtactactaatcagtcatcagtttgaggttagatatagacgctgcagaacctaatagacttatgcaggggttcatcgaattcactcacccgatggattttgacatttgagcgggtcgtcttctcgaacaaaggttcattttgcgttcattatgcgacccgctcaaacgtcataatttcttgggggagttcattttgcgttagtctatccCCAAGTTCATTTCAAGTTGTTCATCTTAACACAAACTTCAAAAACAGTAAACTAAACAATTCTGCACGTCTACCCGTAatggttttgaaattttgttctactttttaagacaaaatttcttattattagAGAATTAGCCTAAAATGTTGAAAATGACAACTCCTTCGGTAATTAAAACCGAACCGGGAGTTGCACAGAGTGTCCACCAAATGTGTCGACTTTGCTTGAGTGAAGAGTGCCTTGACGATATCTTTAAGGAAGAGGGCCTTCAACGATGGATAGTCGAATTTCTCTCAATAAAAGTAAGAAACCAGCTTGTGGCTCACCATCAACCTAACTccgttattatttattttaggtATCATCTTTGGATCATATGAGCCGAAACATCTGCACTATTTGTCGAATACGGTTGATCGAATTCCATCAATTCAAAATACGATGCCAAGAAGTCCAGACTTTGCTACAAACCATGAACCAGAATGATCATAATGGGGATGAGATTATGCCAAGATTTTTATCAACTAGGGAACCACCTAAAGAGCATGGATGTAAGGATTGTGGAAAATCATATGCAGTGCGGTAAGATATACACTTAAAAATAAGGAACATAAacacccatattcttgtttacgtacgaacgcgcaTTCTCGTGAActccagcaaaatcaaatggagaaacGGTTCGAACAAAATAATAGCATTCGTTCGAATTCGAAAGTATCCTTCGTCCATAAATAAGAATAAGGGAGAATGCTTTCTTCTGAAGCCACAGTTCGATTCTCCAACTTAAGCATCCATCCATGTATAATACCTTTGATTGTATCTTATCGTTTTACTAATTCAGGCTCTGACTGCTCTACCCAGTGTTGGATGCAGCTCAGTAGTTGTTTATTTCGAAAAGAAGCGGTTATTTTTTACAACTTTGTTTTAAGGGACCAGTCACACTATATGTTAATTGCATTTCAGTCAACATTTGGACAATCACATGAAGATCCACGCAAAATTAAACCACGAGAATGAAAAAACTACAAAGTTAGACGAAAATAATTTGGACTTGTTGGTTAAACTGAGGGAAGTGAAAACTGAAACATCCGACGATGTCGAACTATCGAACGAATCGCAGgaacaaatgaataaattaaattcAGAAGCCATTCTCCAACATCCACACGAACTAAGAGAAACTCGATCCAATACAGAGTTGATCTCGGTTGTTTTACCGCGGATCACACAAGATGAAACAGGCAAAGATCAATCCGTTGGAATAGAGGATATGATTGACATAGACGAAGTTAAAATTGAAGTTCGCACAGATAATGATGCAGAATTCAAATTATTAGACATACCGACACAAAGTTTGGTCCAGAACCAGTTTATCAGTGGAATCACGTCACTCTCAATGCAGTGCAAAACATGCCTAAAATTTTTCAGGACCAAAGAGCAGCACAACAATACACATGAACCAAATTCTCCAGAGTGTCACATGTGTAAAGTCGCATTTACTAATCCGTATGTAACTTTAGTGaattaatatttacattttaataaAGCCAAACCAATCCATTACAGAAAAGTCTTAAACCGTCAAGAGATCATCACGAAAAGATACAAATTGCAACAGGATCCACTTACTAAAAACATATCCACTAAAGAAAAATATGGAAACctagaaaatcacaaagagcATTCCACAAATGATATTGTTGAGTACTCTTGTTCAGAGTGCAATGAAATTTTCAATCGGCATAGTTCGTTGTTGAATCATATGAAAACTCATAAATCAAAACTTTCGGAAGAGGAAGCAATTGATTTGGAGGATGAAGAAGACTCGAATGATATAGATTTTAACGCGAGTACTACCACTAGCGATCAGTCATCTAAAGAGAAAGCGAAAACTGGTGGCGATGAGCAATGGAAGTGTGCTGTATGTgctaaaatatttgaaaacaaaaagaaCTTAAATCACCACCAGCGATACCATGCCTCGAAGAAACATCTCTGCTCTATATGTGAGAAACCGTTCATAAACAGGTGAGCTAAGATTGTGGTTTTATTCCACAAATCCAGAATTTATTTCTTGTTGTCTAACAGGTTCATCATGAAACGGCACGAGCAAACGCATGATGCTATGCGTTTGCGCAAACCAGCGAAACCCACGCAGAGGGGAGAAGACGTTGAACGACCATTCAAATGCGATGTATGCAACAAGGGGTTCAAACAAAAAGACACAATATACGGGCACAAACAGAAAGTGCACGGACCCAAAATCCATGATTGCCATATTTGCGATACCAAGTTTAGCACGCGGTAAAATCTCAATTGTGGGAAATCGTTTTCAATTAcatattataattattaaaattttctcaATAGTGAACATTTATTAAGGCATATACGAAGACATTATCGTGGCGATGCGGAGGATTTTCAATTAACAGGAAGTGGATTGAACAATGGTACAGACGAGGCGAACACGAGCAATAAACCGGAATCAGCCGAAACTTCTTCACAAACGGAACCAAAATCATTTAAATGTATGAAATGTGATAAAGTTTTCCATAGCCAGAATCGCCTATGGGTCCATTACAAACGTGGACATCGGAAGAGGTATACTTGTTCGTCGTGTGACGTAGTTCTGGAAACTAAGTAAGTTGTTGGACTTGAATAAAAATTCTGT comes from Armigeres subalbatus isolate Guangzhou_Male chromosome 2, GZ_Asu_2, whole genome shotgun sequence and encodes:
- the LOC134213521 gene encoding zinc finger protein 585B-like; this encodes MLKMTTPSVIKTEPGVAQSVHQMCRLCLSEECLDDIFKEEGLQRWIVEFLSIKVSSLDHMSRNICTICRIRLIEFHQFKIRCQEVQTLLQTMNQNDHNGDEIMPRFLSTREPPKEHGCKDCGKSYAVRQHLDNHMKIHAKLNHENEKTTKLDENNLDLLVKLREVKTETSDDVELSNESQEQMNKLNSEAILQHPHELRETRSNTELISVVLPRITQDETGKDQSVGIEDMIDIDEVKIEVRTDNDAEFKLLDIPTQSLVQNQFISGITSLSMQCKTCLKFFRTKEQHNNTHEPNSPECHMCKVAFTNPKVLNRQEIITKRYKLQQDPLTKNISTKEKYGNLENHKEHSTNDIVEYSCSECNEIFNRHSSLLNHMKTHKSKLSEEEAIDLEDEEDSNDIDFNASTTTSDQSSKEKAKTGGDEQWKCAVCAKIFENKKNLNHHQRYHASKKHLCSICEKPFINRFIMKRHEQTHDAMRLRKPAKPTQRGEDVERPFKCDVCNKGFKQKDTIYGHKQKVHGPKIHDCHICDTKFSTREHLLRHIRRHYRGDAEDFQLTGSGLNNGTDEANTSNKPESAETSSQTEPKSFKCMKCDKVFHSQNRLWVHYKRGHRKRYTCSSCDVVLETKKQLTAHMATEHRPENNSNPSSESFSCTLCSKWYPTKKQQVLHMKAHATQRYNCKVCGKIYSVRACLSNHMKTHGENLKSNKRKRSPQASDFNSDEESEDTSTEDTSEDEQSDKSTEQVTPSRKQPRRDTHDQTRSKIRAVYENQRAID